The SAR324 cluster bacterium genome window below encodes:
- the tgt gene encoding tRNA guanosine(34) transglycosylase Tgt has protein sequence MTIENSPLLKFNVEAETENSSARACTFTTLHNTVQTPVFMPVATLAVLRTQDTTNVEALGFPVLLANTYHLLLRPGTEVFSRFGGIHKFMNWKRSVLTDSGGFQVFSLSKDVKITEDGAIFRSYHDGRRILLSPETSIETQKIINSDIMMAMDQCIPSTSVESLCRDAADITARWAERSIAARGDSTQAIFGIVQGACFPELRKTSARQITSLPFDGFAIGGLAVGESEDERKDMTAMTASLLPRNYPRYLMGVGTPIDLLEAVHRGVDMFDCILPTSMAQQGVAYTSQGKMDMRRGVYKFQDQPLDENCSCPACRRYSCAYLHHLTKTNEYYGGNLIGNHNLTFYRNLMDSMRAHILKNTFFSYYKEQKELLVRADDNHPATYPKRKKKTKLAVLGDYEIVKQDAGFHSIRHITSGETMHSVTDPLIEANTLYVNQSELRGMLEFITEDELVIWDVGLGAGTNAMAAIFKLEEIFEQNDIQKRVKIISFEKDLNSLRLAVKNAPLFPHVRHAAPSSILKAGLWVSANKKIEWTLVEGDFLEHIENVPQPHIIFYDPFSLYTDGPLWSYSVFKRIFNTCGNTPAKLFTYSTSTRVRGALLAAGFYTGSGAGTGPKSETTAAFTSMAIKNSAIKLLGTEWLQRFHRSSSKFATENSDIENAEIEKRILNHPQFMHLGSTKE, from the coding sequence ATGACAATAGAAAATAGTCCGCTTCTTAAATTCAATGTGGAAGCAGAAACAGAGAACTCTTCAGCACGAGCATGCACGTTCACCACACTGCACAATACCGTCCAGACCCCTGTATTTATGCCGGTGGCAACCCTTGCCGTGTTAAGAACACAAGATACGACCAATGTTGAAGCGCTTGGATTTCCTGTACTGCTGGCAAACACCTATCACCTTCTTCTACGTCCCGGCACCGAGGTATTCAGCCGCTTCGGCGGCATACACAAGTTCATGAACTGGAAGAGATCCGTTCTGACAGATTCGGGAGGATTCCAGGTTTTTTCACTTTCAAAAGATGTGAAAATTACAGAGGATGGCGCGATTTTCAGGAGTTATCATGACGGCAGAAGAATTCTTTTAAGTCCTGAAACGAGCATTGAAACCCAGAAGATTATCAACAGCGATATCATGATGGCAATGGATCAATGCATACCCTCGACTTCCGTGGAATCTCTCTGTAGAGACGCGGCGGATATCACGGCAAGATGGGCGGAGAGAAGTATCGCCGCACGGGGGGATTCCACCCAAGCCATTTTTGGAATAGTGCAGGGAGCGTGTTTTCCTGAGCTTCGAAAAACCAGTGCCCGGCAGATTACCTCTCTTCCCTTTGACGGATTCGCGATTGGAGGACTTGCCGTGGGTGAGTCAGAAGATGAAAGAAAGGATATGACCGCGATGACAGCGTCTCTTCTGCCGCGAAACTATCCCCGCTATCTTATGGGCGTCGGAACTCCCATTGATTTGCTTGAAGCCGTACACCGCGGAGTGGATATGTTCGACTGCATCCTTCCCACTTCCATGGCGCAACAGGGCGTCGCGTACACCTCTCAGGGGAAGATGGATATGCGCAGAGGTGTCTATAAGTTTCAGGACCAGCCACTGGATGAAAACTGCTCGTGCCCGGCATGCCGCAGGTACAGTTGCGCATACCTCCACCATCTGACAAAAACCAATGAATATTATGGGGGAAATCTTATCGGTAACCATAACCTTACTTTTTATCGCAACCTGATGGACTCAATGCGCGCGCATATCCTCAAAAACACATTTTTCTCATACTACAAAGAACAGAAAGAACTATTGGTGAGAGCTGATGACAATCATCCGGCAACTTACCCCAAAAGAAAAAAGAAAACAAAGCTCGCTGTCCTTGGAGATTACGAAATAGTTAAACAGGATGCGGGCTTTCACAGCATACGTCACATTACCTCAGGGGAAACAATGCACTCTGTGACAGATCCTCTGATTGAGGCGAATACACTCTACGTCAACCAGTCAGAATTACGTGGAATGCTCGAATTTATTACTGAGGATGAACTGGTAATCTGGGATGTTGGACTGGGAGCGGGAACAAATGCCATGGCCGCAATTTTTAAACTGGAAGAGATCTTTGAACAGAATGACATTCAGAAACGTGTAAAAATTATCAGTTTTGAAAAGGATCTGAATTCCCTCCGTCTTGCCGTTAAAAACGCGCCGCTGTTCCCTCATGTGAGACACGCGGCACCGAGTTCAATCCTTAAAGCCGGCTTGTGGGTTTCCGCGAATAAAAAGATCGAATGGACGCTGGTTGAAGGTGATTTCCTCGAGCATATAGAGAATGTGCCGCAACCGCATATTATTTTTTACGACCCCTTTTCACTCTATACTGACGGTCCGCTCTGGAGTTATTCTGTCTTCAAAAGGATCTTCAACACCTGCGGAAATACACCCGCAAAACTGTTCACTTATTCCACTTCCACAAGAGTGAGAGGTGCCCTCCTTGCGGCAGGATTCTACACAGGAAGCGGCGCTGGCACAGGCCCCAAATCCGAAACAACCGCGGCATTCACTTCAATGGCAATAAAGAACTCTGCTATAAAACTTTTAGGGACGGAATGGCTTCAACGATTTCACCGAAGTAGTTCAAAATTTGCCACTGAAAACTCTGACATTGAAAACGCGGAAATTGAAAAACGGATATTAAATCATCCTCAATTTATGCACTTAGGATCAACAAAAGAATAA
- a CDS encoding NHL repeat-containing protein produces MKTRNADQHLPIFWRILFVLTVFLAGCDYVDSMLPWKNEVTSLKLRPDQVTSLNEVNQDLESHLGESPFADPSECPPGASVEQCPVSGTPGPVSYRFWVKNSQSTIEDTLASFTQVDADFMAQTPHFVLYLDNSQKNLMTTLEAQTLLNELETGYDNLQKIYGLGNCPDVQKTGRIVVLAVDIKDDYSEQNPEFLGGFFAPRDLYKNSLTSALYEHPENLATYGTLNTIETAENLRGYSNENQILYMDLNPFYNGKAFGGTPDAQTKGHQLAIETELHEASHMCAYYHRIAIEGVPNHIPGVAEALAEQAPQLTAGLMMNQIERMTQYSLSGVQNVLGGKTPSLFDLGLNNEHSLTSYLQSNLFFNYLRHRAGSHDNAVSLMNLLVSANEGGIQGVVDSLKSYQKDWNFSGMFGDWVVTNWLMASGRSLIRFQEESGKLSQTGSSRFDELSYQNAGIAAYGKSGVAFQKNALPLGNHSIQCLPPASYVYLSFMSSGVTTVYIPEQSGMDAGIKVAKASFNENNEAEIALYAHDAMISLNQEPVLSEYHLLLWNAASQGECLSVGRLPYGMDQLVSWIGGGKSGWQIGPGAEWGNMDSYFYRTRGVAVALKQTGTDKNYVYVSDSINHGISRWDLDSGVFEGRLGNAVTDCASDNETGNGWKTKNGKLVNNHCRRSFNSPQGLAVDSAGNIYIADRNNYRIVKWDKNGNFVAWLGDAEKDTWQDVNGQQPAAPTAMGNVDLNVKMFNSPWGIAIDETSNPPYLYVTSYGSSRVSRRNLTTGAYAGFIGNGQTQWNQTMTQQTGSRKNDVNYFSYPKGITVDANYIYVADEGNHRISRWTKAGTNATYSGDGGHVWLGGGQEGWHAAAVVAGSGKYHFDSPGDVSVDDHYLYVADRKNQRVSRWEKDSGRFAGWLGSGTLQWEEQQEGPSIEAVSTGSSYPVTMMLEPESLAIATTVSDGTSHTYLYTTAIYNGRVTRWNLDCMATGNIHACNP; encoded by the coding sequence ATGAAAACAAGAAACGCTGATCAGCACTTACCCATCTTTTGGAGAATTCTGTTCGTATTGACTGTATTTCTTGCGGGTTGTGATTATGTGGACAGTATGTTGCCATGGAAAAATGAAGTCACATCGCTCAAGCTCCGGCCAGACCAGGTGACTTCCCTCAACGAGGTCAATCAGGATCTGGAATCCCACCTTGGAGAGTCACCGTTCGCTGATCCGTCTGAGTGCCCTCCGGGAGCCAGTGTGGAACAATGCCCTGTTTCCGGAACACCCGGACCTGTGAGCTATCGCTTCTGGGTTAAAAACAGTCAGTCCACGATTGAAGACACCCTGGCATCCTTCACTCAGGTGGATGCGGACTTCATGGCTCAAACGCCTCATTTTGTGTTGTATCTGGATAATTCCCAGAAAAATTTGATGACCACTCTGGAAGCCCAAACGTTGCTGAACGAACTGGAAACTGGCTATGATAATCTTCAGAAAATTTATGGACTGGGAAATTGCCCGGATGTTCAGAAAACAGGCCGAATTGTTGTGCTCGCTGTCGATATCAAGGATGATTACAGTGAACAAAATCCGGAATTTCTGGGCGGATTTTTTGCTCCACGAGATCTTTACAAAAACTCATTGACTTCAGCCTTGTATGAACACCCTGAAAATCTGGCCACTTATGGAACACTCAACACCATTGAAACCGCGGAAAATCTGCGTGGTTATTCCAATGAAAACCAGATTCTTTATATGGACTTGAACCCTTTTTATAATGGCAAAGCTTTTGGTGGCACTCCCGATGCCCAAACCAAAGGACACCAACTGGCCATTGAAACAGAACTCCATGAAGCATCACACATGTGTGCCTATTATCATCGGATCGCCATTGAAGGTGTTCCCAATCATATTCCCGGCGTTGCTGAGGCTCTTGCAGAACAGGCTCCCCAACTCACAGCCGGTTTGATGATGAACCAGATTGAACGGATGACACAATACAGTCTGTCGGGTGTACAAAATGTTCTGGGGGGAAAGACTCCATCGCTGTTTGATCTGGGCCTGAATAATGAGCATTCATTGACAAGTTATCTGCAATCCAATCTGTTTTTTAATTATCTGCGCCACCGTGCGGGGTCCCATGACAATGCGGTGTCTCTCATGAATTTGCTGGTTTCAGCCAATGAGGGAGGAATTCAAGGGGTGGTGGACAGTCTGAAATCCTACCAGAAAGACTGGAATTTCAGCGGCATGTTCGGCGACTGGGTTGTCACCAACTGGCTAATGGCCAGCGGACGTAGCCTTATCCGTTTTCAGGAAGAGTCCGGAAAGCTATCTCAAACAGGCTCCAGCCGTTTTGACGAACTTTCTTATCAAAATGCGGGAATCGCGGCTTATGGAAAAAGTGGAGTGGCTTTTCAGAAAAACGCTTTGCCTCTGGGTAATCATTCCATTCAATGTCTGCCACCGGCATCCTATGTTTATCTGAGTTTTATGAGCAGTGGTGTGACAACGGTTTATATTCCTGAACAAAGCGGAATGGATGCCGGTATCAAAGTGGCCAAAGCCAGTTTTAATGAGAACAATGAAGCGGAAATCGCACTTTATGCGCATGACGCCATGATCTCGCTGAATCAGGAGCCTGTTCTTTCCGAATACCACCTGCTTCTCTGGAACGCCGCATCACAGGGCGAATGTTTGAGTGTCGGACGACTTCCTTATGGCATGGACCAGCTTGTTTCCTGGATTGGTGGCGGAAAATCAGGATGGCAGATCGGTCCCGGTGCTGAATGGGGAAATATGGATTCATATTTTTACCGGACCCGTGGTGTCGCGGTCGCCTTAAAACAAACCGGCACAGACAAAAATTATGTGTATGTTTCTGATTCCATCAACCATGGAATTTCACGCTGGGATCTTGATTCCGGAGTGTTTGAAGGCCGTCTTGGAAATGCCGTGACCGATTGCGCGTCTGATAATGAAACCGGAAACGGATGGAAAACCAAAAATGGAAAACTGGTGAACAACCATTGCCGACGCAGTTTTAATTCGCCTCAGGGCCTTGCGGTAGATTCTGCCGGAAATATTTATATCGCGGACCGGAACAACTATCGGATTGTTAAATGGGACAAGAATGGAAACTTTGTGGCATGGCTCGGTGATGCTGAAAAAGATACCTGGCAGGATGTGAACGGACAGCAACCTGCCGCGCCAACCGCGATGGGCAATGTGGATCTCAATGTGAAAATGTTCAACAGTCCCTGGGGAATCGCCATTGATGAAACATCCAATCCTCCATATCTGTATGTCACCAGCTATGGTTCCAGCAGAGTGAGTCGGCGCAATCTGACCACAGGCGCCTATGCCGGATTTATTGGCAACGGACAGACCCAGTGGAATCAGACCATGACTCAACAAACAGGAAGCCGTAAAAATGATGTGAATTATTTCAGCTATCCCAAGGGCATAACTGTTGACGCAAATTATATTTATGTTGCGGATGAAGGAAATCATCGAATTTCCCGATGGACAAAAGCCGGCACAAATGCCACATACAGTGGAGATGGTGGTCATGTGTGGCTGGGCGGTGGTCAGGAAGGCTGGCATGCGGCCGCGGTTGTCGCGGGATCCGGGAAATATCACTTCGATTCTCCCGGAGATGTTTCAGTCGATGATCACTACCTGTATGTCGCGGACAGAAAAAATCAGCGTGTTTCCCGCTGGGAAAAGGACTCCGGACGTTTTGCCGGCTGGCTGGGCAGTGGAACTCTGCAATGGGAAGAACAGCAAGAGGGGCCATCCATTGAAGCTGTCAGCACCGGCAGTTCCTATCCCGTGACCATGATGCTGGAACCTGAAAGTCTGGCAATTGCAACAACGGTGAGTGATGGAACCAGCCACACCTATCTGTACACAACCGCCATCTACAACGGACGTGTTACCCGATGGAACCTGGACTGTATGGCAACCGGCAATATTCATGCCTGTAATCCATAA